The DNA sequence CGCCGCCGCTTCACCAACGAAGAGATCATGCTGGCGCGCTCGGTCGCGGGTCAGGCGCGCGCGCTGATGGTGAACGCGCACCTGTCCGAGCGCCTGCAGCACCAGGAAGAGGAGCGCGAGCGTTACCGGCGCGAGATGCAGAAGGCGATCCAGCGCCTGGAGGCGTTCGAGATCGGCAAGCGTCGCATCGACCGCCATCTCGACAGCGGCGGCGTGCTGCATCTGTCGGGCCTGGGTGCGTCGCCGGGATTCGGCATCGGACGCGCACACCGACTGGAGAAGCCCGTCGAGATCGAACGCATCGAGCTCAAGCCCGGACGCGGATACGAAAGCGAGCGCAGCCGCTTCGAAGCCGCGCTGGCCGAGGCCATCAAGGAAGTGGACGAGGCGCGCGAGCGCATGGGCGAGCTGGTGCCGGAGGTTGGCGGCGCCATGTTCGAAGCGCTGCGGATGATGATCGAGGACCGCTCCTTCACCAGCCGCATTCACGAGGAGATGGAGAAGGGCCTCTGCGCCGAAAGCGCGGTGCGCGTGGTGGTGCTCGACTACGTGCAGCGCTTCAGCACGATGAGCGACGACTACCTGCGCGAGCGCGTCTCCGACGTTCGCGAAACCGGGCAGCGCATCCTGCACCACCTGCTCGGCGTGGACGCACCGGTCCCCGAGGTGCGCGAGCACGCGGTGCTGGTGGCCTCCGAGCTCACCATCACCGATCTGGCGGCGATCGATCATTCCAAGCTCGAAGGCATCGTCACCTCGGCCGGCGGCGTCACCTCGCACGCCGCCATTCTCGCGAAGTCGCTCGGCATCCCGACCGTGGTCGGCGCGGCCGGCGTCTACGAGGCCGCGCGCGAGGGTTACGAAGTCATCGTCGACGGCAACTCGGGCACGGTCTACGTGCGCCCGGGCGCCGACGTCATCGCCGAATACCGCCGTCTGGACACCGAGTATCGCGAATTCCAGCGAGGGCTCGCCCATCTTCGCGACCTGCCGGCCGAGACCCTCGACGGTCACCGCGTAAGCCTGCTCGCCAACGTCGGATTGATCAGCGAGCTCGATCTGGTCGAGCGCTTCGGCGCCGAGGGCATCGGCCTTTATCGCACCGAGTTTCCGTTCCTTTCGTACCGCGATTTTCCGACGGAGGAGGAGCAGCTGCGGCTCTACAAGCGCGTGATGACGCGCATGCGCGGCCGCCCTGTCACCATTCGCACGCTCGATCTCGGGGCGGACAAGTATCCGCTGTTCGCGCAGCAGACGCGCGAGGGCAACCCCTTTCTCGGCCTGCGCTCGATTCGCGTTTCGCTCGAATCGGAAGACACGTTCCTCGATCAGCTTCGCGCCATCCTTCGGGCCGCCAGCGAGTTTCCCGTTCGCATCCTGTTCCCGATGATCACGAGCGTCGAGGAGCTGCGGCGCGTGCGCGAGCTCTACGCGGAGTGCCTCTCCGACCTGTCGCAGAACGGTTTTGTGCCCGCGCCAGGCATCGAGCTGGGAGCGATGATTGAGGTGCCGGCGGCCGTCTTGCGCGCGCCCGAGATCCTGCGCGAGGTCGACTTCGTCTCCATCGGCACCAACGACCTGATCCAGTACACGCTGGCGGTGGACCGCGACAATCTGAAGGTCGCCTCGATGTACGAGCCGCTGCATCCGGCCGTGCTGCAGTCGATCCGCATCGTGGTAGACGCCGCGCGCGAGGCGGGCCGCCGCGTCGGCATGTGCGGCGAGATGGCGGGCAACCCGCTGTGCACGCTGCTGCTGGTGGGAATGGGGCTGGACGAGCTGAGCATGGGGTCGCTCTACATTCCGGTGGTCAAGCAGATCATCCGCAGCGCGCGCTACGATGACGCGCAGCGCATCGCCCAGGACGTCCTGCGCTGCGACACGGTCGAGGAAGTCAAAGGCTACGTCTTTTCCGCCCTGCGGGAGCGCGGGCTCATCGAGCTGGTCGAGACGTTCACCTGATCCCCTGCCCGAGTGAAGCCCGGATCGATCGCCCGTCGGCGCCTCGGGCGCGGCCGGTTCGAATCGACTCCGGGCCGGAAGAGAAGCTGCGCTGACGGAATACGCGCAGGCGGGGCAGCGTTAGGTCGGCGTGCCGCCGGTGTGCGCCTGAAGCCATTCGATGACCGCATCGACCGCACGCGGGTCGAGCAGCATGTTCTTGCCGCCTCCTGACTTCTCCACCGGCGCGAGCAGCGTCGGTTCGGCGGCGGGAATCGTCACCAGCTTGGTTTCGAGCTTCTTGTCCTTGAAGTTGTCGCGCGCATCGGCCGGAAAGCGGCCGCGCTGGTAGAGGTCGTCGGGCAGCTTGTCGGAGACGACGATCAGCGTGGGCGCATCCACCTGCACGATGTCGGTCTCTCCGACCATGTTCGAGAACAGGATGACGCCTGCCGGCGGCTTCACCTGCGCATAGCGCGAGTAGATTCCCACGATCGTGTCGGTGCCCCAGGCGTGGCCGAACAGGAAGACCTTGTCCGGATCCACCTTGGCGTGCTCGACCGCGTGCGTGTACGCCTCCAGCGCATTGGAGCGGACGGTGGCATAGCGGCCCGGGCTGCTGCGACCGGTGCCGGGAGAGTCGAAGCGAAAGACGGCGAAGCCCGCGGCGACCAGCCGCTTGGCGAGCTGCGCGTAGATGCCGGTGTCGAGGTCGGCGCCGTAGCCCGGGGGCAGGCCGTGTCGGTCCAGCGCCTCCGATGCCGGGATCAGCACCACCAGCGGCGCGGGCGTTCGCGCGGGAAATTCCCACTGCGCTGCCACGGTGGCATCGACGCTCTTGAACGTCGTCTCGACGACCTCACCGCGAGCGGTTGGGTCGGCGATGGTGACGGCTTGGGCGGTACGCGCAGGATGGAGCGAAGCTGCCGCGGCCAGGGCGAGAACCATGACGACGCGTCTTCCGGCGAGGAGATGACGGCCGGCGCCGGCCTTGTTCGTGGTGACCAAGCGAGCGCCGCTCAGAGGGGTTTCTTGGCGAAGTACCAGTCGGTGACTTCGAACTGCGGATCCCTGGCGCGATCCTCGGCGCCCTTGGCCGTCAGCGGCGGCGGCTGGATGACCTTGTCGCCAGGCCTCCATCCCTCGGGCGTCGCCACGCCGTGCTGCGTGGAGGTCTGCAGCGAGTTCACCAGGCGAAAGATCTCGTCGACGCTGCGGCCGTTGGTGAGAGGGTAGTAGACCATCGCCCGCAGGTTCTGGTCGGGATCGATCACGAAGACGCAGCGGACGGTCGCCGTGGAGGACGCGCCGGGATGAACCATGCCGTAAAGCTGCGCCACCTTCATGTCGAGGTCGGCGATCATGGGATAGCGGATCTCGATGCCGAATTTGTCCTTGATGTTCCGAGTCCAGGCGATGTGCGCGTAGATGCTGTCGATGGACAGGCCGATGAGCTGGACGCCGAGCTTCTCGAAATCGTCCTGCCGCCGCGCGAACTCCATGAGCTCGGTGGTGCACACGGGCGTGAAGTCGGCGGGGTGGGAGAACAGCACCACCCATTTCCCCTTGTAGTCGGAGAGCTTGATCGGACCGTGCGTGGAGACCGCTTCGAACTGCGGTGCCGGCTCCAGGAGCCGCGGCAGCGAAGGTTTGGGAGCGGCTTGGGCTTCGGTCATGGGAGCAACCTCCGAACGTTCTTGCGCAGCCGAAGGCGCGCCGAGGGTGAGTTTCCGCGGAGGGGCAGGGTTGTCAAACAGGAGGCACGAGCATGCGAAAGACCGGTTCCTCCTGCCGTTCGAGCTCATGGCGCGCCCCTCGAGCTGGCGCTCGTCGTGTCATTCCACCTCCCGCGTCAACCGACATGGGCATCGAACGCAGCGCCGGACGCCGAACACTGACGTTCCAGAACACCGCCCGCTACGAATCCGCCAGCGCCTTCTCGAGCTTTCCGGCCTCGGTCTTGGCCCGTTGCTGCCCGCCGTGCGAGCGGCAGTAGGCGATCACGATCGGTGTCAGCGTACCGCGGGAACGGACGACGGCGAAGGCCTCAGGCGATCTGCAGCACCGGCTTCGGAAGCCGTTTTCGAGCGCCGGAATCTGCACGACCTGGCAACGGAAGCAGCTGCCTTCTCTGACTACAGTTCCAACCATTCTTCGCCACGATGCATGCGAAGGGTAGCGCGGCGGGTGGATGGTGCCAGGGATGCTTGTGCGGCGTCCTGTGCGATGCACACGCTCTTGGTTGGACGAATGACGGATCGATAGCGCATATCGACGCAGTCGCAGCCGGCATCACCGGTATCGGACGCGGACTTGTCACAGGCAGATTCGAGCCGTTGTCGTTCCATGAGACCGGATCCCGGCCAGCCACGTTCCGCTCTGGTCTGGCGTCCGGGAGCGAAACCGGCTGCCCGCAGGCGCAACCATGCGGCCGCCGGGACTGCCGGCCACCCCTAGCGCGGTGGCGAGACGCGGAAGCCGCGACCCGGTGCCAGAACGGATCGGGTGCGAGAGCGCGAATTTGCGCTGGCGGTGCGTTTTTTTCGTCGTTCCAGTCGCGACTATGGGGTGCGCCCTGTGATAGGGGTCTGTCGCGTGAAAAGGGCTGCTTCTTCGAATGCCCGGCGTCATCCCGCCTCGCCCGTCGGGCACGGCGGGATCCCCGCCGTTTTGCTCGCCCGCTGGCAGACGTTCCTCGATGAGCTGGCGGAGTTGCTGCAGGTGCCCTCCGTTTTGATTCGCGCCGCCGAAGCGAGCGAAATCGTCGTCCTGGTATCCAGCCTGTCCGCGGGAAATCCCTATCGGGCTGGCGCAAGCTGGCGGCGTGGGCGCGACATCTACTGCGAGGCGGCCGTGCAGACCTCCGATGCGGTCCACATCGCGGACGCCCGCGAGCACCCGCAATGGAAGAACAGCCCCGATGCGCGTGCAGGTCTCATCGCCTATCTCGGCGTGAACGTCCGGTGGCCCGACGGAGCCGTCCTCGGCACGATCTGCGTGCTCGACAGCAAGCCCAACGTATTCGGCGAAACCGAGCGCCGGTTGCTGCTGCGGTTTCGCGACCTCTGCCAGCTCGATCTCGAGTCGCTCCAATCCGAGGGCAACGCCGATACACGATCGGGCCAATCCTGGTGTGAGTCCGGTACCTCCCTGCAGCCGCTGGCCGCACTCAGCCATCAGTCCATGGCCGCACGCGAGGCGCTGGAGCGCTCGCGGCTGCACTATGAACAGCTCGTATCCTCGATCGATGGCATCGTCTGGGAAGCCGACGCCAGCACGTTCCAATTCACCTTCGTCAGCCAGCAGGCCGAGCGTCTGCTCGGTTATCCGCTGTCGCGCTGGCTCGATGAGCCGAACTTCTGGCGCGAGCACGTCCATCCAGCCGATCGCGAATGGGTCACCGATCTGTGCACAGGAGCTACGCGGGAATCGCGCTCGCACGATTTCGAGTATCGCATGATTGCAGCTGACGGCGGCGTCGTCTGGCTGCGCGACATCGTCAAGGTGGTCTCCGAGCATGGTCAGCCTTCCCGGCTGCGCGGCATCATGATCGACATCACCGAACGCAAGCACGCCGAGGAAGAGCGGCGACGTTCCGAGGAGCGCTACCGGACGCTGATCGAGAACGTCAACGACGTCGTCTTCGCGACCGACCGCTCGGGCAGGTTCACCTACGTCAGCCCCGTCATCGAGCGCATCAGCGGCTATCGGGTGGAGGATCTGCTCGGCAAACCGTTGATCGAGATCGTCTACGCCGAAGACGCGGCTTATCTGGAGGAGGCGGCGCGGCGTACCATGGCAGGCCAGGCCGAGCCTCGTGAATTCCGGATTCAGGAGAAGGACGGACGAATCCGCTGGGTGCGCAGCTCGAGCAGGCCGCGCTACGAGAATGGCGAGCTGGTGGGAATGATCGGGATCGTCACCGACATCAACGATCGTAAGCGGGCCGAGGAAGCGGTCCAGGAGAG is a window from the Candidatus Limnocylindrales bacterium genome containing:
- a CDS encoding alpha/beta fold hydrolase is translated as MVTTNKAGAGRHLLAGRRVVMVLALAAAASLHPARTAQAVTIADPTARGEVVETTFKSVDATVAAQWEFPARTPAPLVVLIPASEALDRHGLPPGYGADLDTGIYAQLAKRLVAAGFAVFRFDSPGTGRSSPGRYATVRSNALEAYTHAVEHAKVDPDKVFLFGHAWGTDTIVGIYSRYAQVKPPAGVILFSNMVGETDIVQVDAPTLIVVSDKLPDDLYQRGRFPADARDNFKDKKLETKLVTIPAAEPTLLAPVEKSGGGKNMLLDPRAVDAVIEWLQAHTGGTPT
- a CDS encoding peroxiredoxin; amino-acid sequence: MTEAQAAPKPSLPRLLEPAPQFEAVSTHGPIKLSDYKGKWVVLFSHPADFTPVCTTELMEFARRQDDFEKLGVQLIGLSIDSIYAHIAWTRNIKDKFGIEIRYPMIADLDMKVAQLYGMVHPGASSTATVRCVFVIDPDQNLRAMVYYPLTNGRSVDEIFRLVNSLQTSTQHGVATPEGWRPGDKVIQPPPLTAKGAEDRARDPQFEVTDWYFAKKPL
- the ptsP gene encoding phosphoenolpyruvate--protein phosphotransferase, whose protein sequence is MFLGRTPDSQEALEGVVRMLASAFDCEVCSLYSFDPGTEILSLAATHGLPSRSIGRVTMSKNEGLVGLVVEQQSPVVVVDALTHPRFKFFPETGEEKYHSFLGVPVGEGLGTIGVLVLQSRRRRRFTNEEIMLARSVAGQARALMVNAHLSERLQHQEEERERYRREMQKAIQRLEAFEIGKRRIDRHLDSGGVLHLSGLGASPGFGIGRAHRLEKPVEIERIELKPGRGYESERSRFEAALAEAIKEVDEARERMGELVPEVGGAMFEALRMMIEDRSFTSRIHEEMEKGLCAESAVRVVVLDYVQRFSTMSDDYLRERVSDVRETGQRILHHLLGVDAPVPEVREHAVLVASELTITDLAAIDHSKLEGIVTSAGGVTSHAAILAKSLGIPTVVGAAGVYEAAREGYEVIVDGNSGTVYVRPGADVIAEYRRLDTEYREFQRGLAHLRDLPAETLDGHRVSLLANVGLISELDLVERFGAEGIGLYRTEFPFLSYRDFPTEEEQLRLYKRVMTRMRGRPVTIRTLDLGADKYPLFAQQTREGNPFLGLRSIRVSLESEDTFLDQLRAILRAASEFPVRILFPMITSVEELRRVRELYAECLSDLSQNGFVPAPGIELGAMIEVPAAVLRAPEILREVDFVSIGTNDLIQYTLAVDRDNLKVASMYEPLHPAVLQSIRIVVDAAREAGRRVGMCGEMAGNPLCTLLLVGMGLDELSMGSLYIPVVKQIIRSARYDDAQRIAQDVLRCDTVEEVKGYVFSALRERGLIELVETFT